Within Trichoderma atroviride chromosome 2, complete sequence, the genomic segment TTGTCAGCGCCGGCCACGTCCTCGACCACCTCGATAAGCCCGGGCTCTTTATCGACTCTTCCACCAACAACAATACCCTCTACGTTTACCACCAGTACGACTGATGGCGGCCCTTCCATCACAGCCGGGCCCTTCCCCCCTATGACAACGCATTGGAGTCGACCTTTGAGCTGCACATGGACATATGTTGTCGACACCGACCTACCGCCCGGCGTTTCAGATCCCATTGCCTATCTGGATTTGGAACCTCTTCCAGGGGCTTCGACTCTCTCTTGCTATCCAGACGGCATGTTCTTCGATGGACGCACTGGAGTGTTTAGCCCAGCGACCTGCCCCTATGGATGGACCACTGTCTCCGTCTCCGTCAACACCGAGCGGATGAAgaccgaggacgaggacgacgtAACCACAACGGCTCTATGTTGTTCATCGTATGTTGAGAAAAGATGTAACTGTGTAGTTTCTTTTGCGCTGACCATTGACAGCGAATACTCCTGGGCGGGCGGGCACTGCAAACGTCAGGTTCCTACGGTTCTGGCTGTACCCATCATATATAACCGTACTGCAGCCACATACCAAGTCTTGACCAATTCAACAACTACCTTGTATAGTGCTACTATCGCCGTAAATACCATCCGCGCGCTCTTCAGAGAGCAAGACAAGCCACTCCTCGGGTTAACagacgatgatgatatcGACGATCATAAGGATGACGACCAGGGGCTGTCATTAAGTGCCAAGATAGGCATTGGAGTTGGCGTGGCACTCGGCGGTTTGCTCGCCATTGGAGCGGctattttcatcttcatgtGGAGGCGAGAGCGAAGGAAAAAAGACTCCACAGGTCGAACGTCGCACGAGCTCAGGGCCGTGCAGAGAGCACAAGGGCGAATGTACTCCCGCTCACACACACAGGTTCGTGCACGAGATTCCGAACCTCCGCCCGCCTACGCCTCCGAGTCCGAAACCAACAACGCCGCTGATACCGATAGTGGCAGTACTGCAGTGATCCGGGGCGGTGAGATTCAAGTTCTAATAGCCCAAAAGGCTGCTATCCAACGACGcattgaagagctggagagggtCTCAGGGGAAGAGAGTCGAGATGGACCCCACGAGAGATGAGGTGTTGGATTTAATTTTTATGTTTCTTGGAATCTTGTTTTAATCCCCTTTAATGCTTTTTTTAGACAGGATTTGTTTAATGATACCATCAATGTTAAGGGGACGGAGCAAACAAGCCAATTAGTTGACTCCATGTTGACCAGATTGGTGACACTTTGTGGTGATAGATTGAACAGCACCAAAACAGCTCAGATACTTGGACATGGATGGGCTAGCTTACTCGTGAATACAGATAGATTACTTGTACCAGGTCAAATAAAATAATTGGAGATATAAAAAGGAGACAAAAAAGATACGAGATTTGGGTGCTGATATGATGTGAACCTAGCTTGTACCTCTAATAGGCAGCACAATACCGACCCCTGACCATGCCCATCTCGCACTAATCACGCCTGGACTTGGAATGATGGTTGCGGATAGGGCGAAATGTGTTGCTCAGCACTCTATTGCGAACCTAGCACACCGCAGATAGGGACCAGAGATGGGTGATCTGACTAAGGCATGCAAGCTTGAACAGGATTGTCGTAGGCAGCGATGATCGTTCCGTCCAGCCGGGACCGCGAGCCTTGCCGAGATCCTGCTTCCAGAACGGCTTACCGTTTCGTCTTGCCACTGTGACTTGTTCACTTACTAATACCGCATTTGTCTGGCTGCCTCCAAGTTTCTCGACCCGGCCATCCAAGCCCGATACATACCAGTCCTATCAGAGGCATGATGAAGGGCTCTCGTCAGGCTCAACGGGCCGCTGTGGATAGCGTCGGAAACCAACGACCCACCCCCCGAATCGTTGGAATTGTAAAGTATCCGCGCCGTTTTATGTAGTTACCTAGAACCAGGCAGTCGCAAAAAGCGTCTTGAGAATGTAGGTGCCTACAATTTCAGGTCATGGATCGGCCAGCAATTCCAGGTTCCAACTATTCGCGATTGCACAGATTGTAAGCGAGTCTCATCTCAGCGCGCCGCCACTCTGCTCTGTCAACGGATCAAGGGGATTCGCTAAAGCTCACAGCAGCCCAGCATTCTATCCCAGCAGTTCCGAGCTTCTCCAAATGCGCTATTTTAGCGCCTTGCAACTTTGTTGTGGGCTGTCgccaaaaaaaggaaacaggCTGGACTTGTTCCATCAGCGCCAGACGGTTGGGCATGCAGGTACCTCTATGTTGTCAATCATTCCCcgccaaggaaaaaaaatccctaTCCCACTTGATATAAAAACTCCACCGAGGGAACCATCGCCGGATCTCTCTGCTCAAGGCTGGACTACCTCTCGACCTGCCTTTGACGCTGTATATTCCTGATATACTCTGCGCATATTCTACAAGATCTCTTTACAAACTTACATCTTCTAGACGCGTCAtttaaaccttttttttttttaacaatGAGGGGTGAAGtaagttttcttcttttccgcCGCGCAtatcgctcttcttcagtgCTATGATATCATCCCACTTCTGCGAAATGCGCTCGCGATGCGACATGATCAGCAGCCAACTTTCTACGCCCAGCCACGCCATACGCGCGTGTTTTTACAGCCATCGCTAACTCGAGCTTTCAGATTTTGCACCTTCATGTTGGCCAAGCCGGTGTCCAGCTCGGCAACGCAGCGTGGGAACTGTACGTGAGCCCCTCCATATATACGGGATTTATAAGCGCTCGGAGCGTGATGCTGATATTCTCTCGTCGCGTAGCTACTGTCTTGAGCACGGCTTCAGCCTTGACGGCCATGTAGATCCCAACCGCAGCGAAGACGCAGACTACGGCTCGCCCGACACCTTCTTCACCGAGACCAGCGGCGGCAAGCACGTGCCTCGCTCAATATTCGTCGACCTAGATCCCTCTCCCATCGATGAGATTCGAACGGGCGAGTATCGCCAGCTGTTCCACCCTGAGCAGCTGATTAGCGGAAAGGAGGATGCGGCCAACAACTATGCCCGCGGTCACTATACCGTGGGCAAGGAGATGATTGATACTGTCATGGACAGGATCCGTCGCGTTACTGGTG encodes:
- a CDS encoding uncharacterized protein (EggNog:ENOG41~TransMembrane:1 (o234-257i)), producing MSLTLSAPATSSTTSISPGSLSTLPPTTIPSTFTTSTTDGGPSITAGPFPPMTTHWSRPLSCTWTYVVDTDLPPGVSDPIAYLDLEPLPGASTLSCYPDGMFFDGRTGVFSPATCPYGWTTVSVSVNTERMKTEDEDDVTTTALCCSSEYSWAGGHCKRQVPTVLAVPIIYNRTAATYQVLTNSTTTLYSATIAVNTIRALFREQDKPLLGLTDDDDIDDHKDDDQGLSLSAKIGIGVGVALGGLLAIGAAIFIFMWRRERRKKDSTGRTSHELRAVQRAQGRMYSRSHTQVRARDSEPPPAYASESETNNAADTDSGSTAVIRGGEIQVLIAQKAAIQRRIEELERVSGEESRDGPHER